One genomic segment of uncultured Desulfobacter sp. includes these proteins:
- a CDS encoding F0F1 ATP synthase subunit epsilon codes for MQLTIYEPSDIFLDVAVTKIVGEGPAGSFGILPRHIDFVTALVPSILAYDTDTGEEKFLAVKGGILVKQKDHVSVVTFMAVKGKLGELKQTLKQMITVVDEQEKKARTAVAKLEANIIRRFMELGKND; via the coding sequence ATGCAACTAACCATCTATGAACCGTCGGATATTTTTCTTGATGTGGCCGTTACCAAAATTGTGGGCGAAGGACCGGCCGGCAGTTTCGGCATTCTTCCCCGGCATATTGATTTTGTAACGGCCCTTGTCCCCAGCATCCTTGCCTATGATACGGATACCGGAGAAGAAAAATTCCTGGCGGTCAAAGGCGGTATTCTGGTAAAGCAAAAAGACCATGTCAGCGTGGTCACCTTCATGGCAGTCAAGGGAAAACTGGGTGAGCTCAAGCAGACCTTGAAGCAAATGATCACCGTCGTGGACGAACAGGAGAAAAAAGCCCGTACCGCTGTGGCCAAACTGGAAGCCAATATCATTCGTCGATTCATGGAGCTGGGAAAAAATGACTGA
- a CDS encoding AtpZ/AtpI family protein — protein MTDTTDKNEKKFSEAVDVREIRKLRARKKKGHFLWFGLGTFGIVGWSVAIPMVVCIFIGIWLDSRYPGQYAWTLMLLAIGLILGCLNAWTWISRERKNIKKERENHEH, from the coding sequence ATGACTGATACCACCGATAAAAATGAAAAAAAATTTTCAGAGGCCGTTGACGTTCGGGAAATACGCAAACTTCGGGCCAGAAAGAAAAAAGGACACTTCCTGTGGTTCGGTCTCGGCACATTCGGCATAGTGGGATGGTCCGTGGCCATCCCAATGGTGGTGTGTATTTTTATCGGGATCTGGTTGGATTCCCGGTATCCCGGACAATACGCCTGGACCCTGATGCTTCTGGCAATCGGTCTGATTCTGGGCTGTTTAAACGCCTGGACCTGGATCAGCCGAGAAAGAAAGAATATTAAAAAGGAACGGGAAAACCATGAACATTGA
- a CDS encoding ATP synthase subunit I produces the protein MNIDFLSVCVALVMGTVLGLFYFGGLWWTLKGIHQRSRPFVFLALSYLLRTGFCLVGFWLVLQRGILALIISLIAFALVRFFLTRKIGSANPNPITPNIKKENRDNVHQPR, from the coding sequence ATGAACATTGATTTTTTATCCGTATGCGTCGCACTGGTCATGGGTACCGTTCTGGGATTGTTTTACTTTGGCGGCCTGTGGTGGACGTTAAAAGGCATTCATCAACGGTCTCGTCCATTTGTTTTTCTGGCATTGAGTTACCTGCTTCGTACCGGTTTCTGCCTGGTGGGGTTTTGGCTGGTGCTACAGCGAGGCATTCTTGCCTTGATCATCTCTTTGATCGCGTTTGCCCTGGTCCGATTTTTCCTGACCCGAAAAATCGGTTCTGCAAATCCCAATCCGATAACCCCCAATATTAAAAAGGAAAACCGGGATAATGTCCATCAGCCCAGATAA
- a CDS encoding F0F1 ATP synthase subunit A, protein MSISPDNIIYWQWGFISVNATLVFTWLTMALLILGSGWITRKLTSDVHVSRWQSVLEIVVSVVQQQLKDVTPSQPKGFVPFLGSLFLFIALSNILAVIPGFLPPTGSLSTTIALAVCVFFAVPIYGISQMGGVPYLMNYFRPSVFMMPFNIIGELSRTLALAVRLFGNVMSSNIIGAILLIIAPLIFPVIMQLFGLLTGLVQAYIFTILAAVYIGAAMEIQTTSTTNLKEKQR, encoded by the coding sequence ATGTCCATCAGCCCAGATAACATTATTTACTGGCAGTGGGGCTTTATTTCCGTTAACGCCACCCTGGTATTCACATGGCTGACCATGGCGTTGCTGATCCTTGGATCAGGATGGATCACCCGTAAACTTACATCGGATGTTCACGTCTCCCGTTGGCAAAGTGTATTGGAGATCGTTGTGTCCGTCGTCCAGCAGCAGTTAAAGGACGTCACACCGTCCCAACCCAAAGGATTTGTCCCTTTTTTGGGGAGTCTTTTTTTATTTATCGCATTGTCCAATATCCTCGCTGTTATCCCGGGGTTTTTACCGCCCACAGGCTCCCTTTCCACCACAATCGCCCTGGCGGTTTGTGTATTCTTTGCCGTACCGATTTACGGTATTTCACAGATGGGGGGCGTCCCTTATCTCATGAACTATTTTCGGCCATCGGTCTTCATGATGCCCTTTAACATTATCGGAGAACTCTCCCGCACATTGGCCCTGGCGGTCCGTTTGTTCGGGAATGTAATGAGCAGCAACATAATCGGGGCCATTCTGTTGATCATCGCCCCATTGATTTTTCCGGTGATCATGCAGCTTTTCGGGTTACTCACAGGCCTGGTGCAGGCTTACATTTTTACCATATTGGCGGCTGTGTATATCGGTGCTGCCATGGAAATTCAGACAACGTCAACAACCAATTTAAAGGAGAAACAGCGATGA
- a CDS encoding F0F1 ATP synthase subunit C has protein sequence MSDLALVAMISIVSAGLCMTIGSIAPALGEARALSQALAAIAQQPDETNAITRTVFVGMAMVESTAIYCLVVAMILIFANPFWNYFITNAGG, from the coding sequence ATGAGTGATTTGGCTTTAGTGGCAATGATATCCATTGTTTCAGCCGGCTTGTGCATGACCATTGGCTCCATTGCCCCAGCCCTGGGCGAAGCCCGGGCCCTTTCCCAGGCCCTGGCCGCCATTGCCCAACAACCCGATGAAACCAACGCCATTACCCGGACCGTTTTTGTGGGCATGGCCATGGTGGAATCCACGGCCATCTATTGTTTGGTGGTGGCCATGATTTTAATTTTTGCCAACCCCTTCTGGAATTACTTTATTACAAACGCCGGAGGATAA
- a CDS encoding F0F1 ATP synthase subunit alpha yields the protein MKDFDITDILNEVSQAVDKSLDTFSPLPETEEIGRVHSVAEGVVWATGMTRVKYEEQVSFENGDTGIVIDILPDRVGIALFGTHESPNAGEEITRSQTVLEIPVGDAFIGRIINPLGEPLDGMGPVSANARWKTFREAPKILDRQPVDTPLQTGIKVVDALIPIGRGQRELILGDRQTGKTAIAVDTIINQKDKNVICVYCAIGQRSASIAKVIADLKEKEALTYTLAVVVEGDDPPGLQYLAPYAATTLAEYFMERGQDVLIVYDDLTRHALAYRQLSLLLRRPPGREAFPGDIFYIHSQLLERATHLKADLGGGSLTALPIAETEAQNISAYIPTNLISITDGQVYLSPDLFQKGVLPAVDVGKSVSRVGGKAQVPGYQTVSGDLKLSYTQFQELESFARFGTRLDDNTRKTLAHGARVREALKQDQFSPLSTPLQIAILYAVTKGHLENIPLEHMAAAENAILDKIKRTGIESDTRFLTADAKAPLWKEIETIITEAITEFRNRS from the coding sequence ATGAAAGATTTTGACATCACCGACATATTGAACGAGGTTTCCCAGGCCGTGGACAAAAGTCTTGATACTTTTAGTCCCTTACCCGAAACGGAAGAAATCGGACGGGTACATTCTGTGGCCGAAGGCGTTGTCTGGGCTACGGGAATGACCAGGGTCAAATATGAAGAACAGGTCTCTTTTGAAAACGGCGACACCGGCATAGTCATAGATATCCTGCCGGACCGCGTAGGGATTGCCTTATTCGGCACCCACGAGTCACCTAACGCCGGAGAAGAAATTACCCGCAGTCAAACGGTTTTGGAAATACCGGTTGGGGATGCATTTATCGGTCGCATCATCAATCCCCTGGGAGAGCCGTTGGACGGCATGGGGCCTGTTTCCGCCAACGCCCGGTGGAAAACGTTTAGAGAGGCCCCAAAAATCCTGGACCGGCAACCGGTGGACACCCCCTTGCAGACCGGCATTAAAGTGGTGGATGCCCTGATTCCCATCGGACGGGGCCAGCGGGAATTGATTTTGGGGGACCGCCAGACCGGTAAAACCGCCATTGCCGTGGACACCATCATTAACCAAAAAGACAAAAATGTCATTTGTGTCTACTGTGCCATCGGCCAGAGAAGCGCCAGCATCGCCAAGGTCATTGCCGATTTAAAAGAAAAAGAGGCTTTGACCTACACGTTAGCGGTAGTGGTGGAAGGCGACGACCCGCCGGGATTGCAGTATCTCGCCCCTTATGCCGCCACCACCCTGGCGGAATATTTTATGGAACGCGGACAGGATGTGCTCATCGTTTATGACGATTTGACCCGGCACGCCCTGGCCTATCGTCAATTGTCTCTTTTGCTGCGCCGCCCCCCGGGCAGAGAAGCCTTTCCGGGGGATATTTTTTATATCCATTCCCAGCTGCTGGAACGGGCCACGCATTTGAAAGCCGATCTTGGAGGCGGCAGCCTTACGGCCCTGCCCATTGCCGAAACCGAGGCACAAAACATCTCCGCTTATATCCCGACAAATTTAATCTCCATCACCGACGGGCAGGTCTATCTGTCTCCGGATCTTTTCCAAAAAGGGGTTTTGCCGGCGGTGGATGTGGGAAAATCCGTTTCCCGGGTGGGGGGCAAAGCCCAGGTTCCTGGCTATCAAACCGTTTCCGGAGATTTAAAGCTGTCCTACACTCAATTTCAAGAACTGGAATCCTTTGCCCGGTTCGGTACACGGCTGGATGACAATACACGAAAAACATTGGCACACGGGGCCCGCGTTCGGGAAGCTTTGAAACAGGACCAGTTTTCACCTCTTTCCACCCCTCTTCAGATTGCAATATTGTATGCCGTAACCAAAGGTCATTTGGAAAATATTCCATTGGAGCATATGGCGGCAGCGGAAAATGCGATCTTGGATAAAATAAAAAGAACGGGCATTGAATCCGATACCAGATTTTTGACCGCGGATGCCAAAGCCCCCTTGTGGAAAGAAATCGAAACGATCATTACGGAAGCAATAACGGAATTTAGGAACAGATCTTAG
- a CDS encoding F0F1 ATP synthase subunit gamma, with translation MQTLELLDKKIKTTEDLLSVVKTMKSLAAVNIRQYEKAVTAINAYREVVDNGWRAFFRNSRVDLGKPVNHKAVFIVIGSDQGMCGPFNESLTAFALEKSRHLNDRGHDIRFWSSGERIFSGLEESGAHPDENFPAPGNLSQVTAMIQDMIKKLDLWQSRETISYFYLCHNLLENAGSYTPQLYSFLPLDEAWSEAIKATPWPEKCIPMLGLSEPDLFRHLFRQHLFISLYRAIAHSMAAENSARLMAMQAAEKNIMEMTSDLKKSFREQRQMNITTELLDIISGFEALSPNGI, from the coding sequence ATGCAGACCCTGGAATTACTGGACAAAAAAATAAAGACCACGGAAGACCTCCTCTCCGTGGTCAAAACCATGAAAAGCCTGGCTGCGGTGAATATCCGCCAATATGAAAAGGCGGTTACCGCCATTAACGCCTACCGGGAAGTGGTGGACAACGGATGGCGGGCCTTTTTCAGAAACAGCCGGGTGGATCTGGGAAAGCCCGTAAATCATAAAGCCGTTTTCATCGTGATCGGGTCCGACCAGGGTATGTGCGGCCCGTTCAATGAATCTCTGACTGCCTTTGCTCTGGAAAAAAGCCGTCATTTAAATGATAGGGGCCATGACATTCGTTTCTGGTCGTCTGGTGAAAGAATTTTTTCAGGGTTGGAAGAATCCGGGGCACATCCCGATGAAAACTTCCCGGCACCGGGCAACCTCAGCCAGGTCACTGCTATGATCCAGGACATGATTAAAAAATTGGATTTGTGGCAGTCCAGGGAAACAATTTCATATTTTTATCTGTGTCACAACCTTTTGGAAAACGCCGGTTCATACACCCCCCAGCTTTATTCTTTCCTGCCCTTGGACGAGGCATGGAGCGAAGCCATCAAAGCCACCCCCTGGCCGGAAAAATGTATCCCCATGCTGGGGCTTTCAGAACCCGACCTTTTTCGGCATTTATTCCGGCAACACCTTTTTATTTCGCTTTACCGGGCGATAGCCCATTCCATGGCTGCGGAAAATTCGGCCCGGCTGATGGCCATGCAGGCCGCAGAAAAAAACATTATGGAAATGACATCGGATTTAAAAAAATCATTCAGGGAACAGCGCCAGATGAATATCACCACGGAACTTCTGGATATCATTTCCGGTTTTGAGGCTTTAAGCCCGAACGGCATATAA
- a CDS encoding FAD-dependent oxidoreductase: MMKSDYIFIAGKRDEKRISSRVLEDTIHQHIKRGNRKLEIQAFGQHGIGGRLWDSAPDTMDIRIIGHSGQRTGSLGTPNTRIEIMGPASDDIGWLNAGAEIIVHGSASNGAMNGAAQGKVYVGGSIGARGMTMTKRNPRFEPPELWVLGASGDYFGEFMAGGIAVICGLNAANPEQVLGYRPLVGMVGGKVFVRGEAKTYSDKDAKEVDLDDQEWEWLTQGLKTFLKKIEQPKLINELAVRRDWRLFEAKSPQEKAEGPDRKSVAWFREQVWDAELGRGGLIGDLQEMEKGTVPVITKGEYRRYIPVWEHGKYISPCQAACPTGIPVQQRWAMIRTDNIDEAISMGLEYSPFPATVCGHLCPSPCMASCTRNLSYMAPINVRLLGQAAQNIKPPKPAKESGKKVAVIGGGPGGLSAAWQLTMKGHTATVFEAGQNIAGKISALIPESRIPADTLNAEINRIKSYIKDIRLGEKVDAEKFKEIKNSHDYVVVAAGGNKPRSLPIKGAERALFANDFLEKAKANKIKPGKKIVIIGAGNVGCDVATEAHRLGAVDITLIDVQKPAAFGKEREDAEECGAQFRWPVFTKEINSQGVKLEGGEILPANTVVISIGDVPDLSFLGEGVKLERGFVKVNETGQSSDEKVFAIGDAVGPGLITNAIGAGRRTAIAIDQLLKGQTPDVGSLAPMIDTQRVNLTYYNPRHDANTLETCGDECASCGNCKDCGLCVAVCPEGAISRQEKATGFEYVVDESKCIGCGFCKGACPCGVWELIPNTPLA, from the coding sequence ATGATGAAAAGCGACTACATTTTTATAGCAGGTAAAAGAGACGAAAAACGGATCTCCTCGCGGGTGCTTGAAGATACTATCCACCAGCACATCAAGCGGGGAAACAGAAAGCTTGAAATCCAGGCCTTTGGCCAGCACGGCATTGGCGGACGACTCTGGGATTCGGCCCCTGACACAATGGATATCCGTATTATTGGTCATTCCGGCCAGCGCACGGGCTCTCTTGGTACCCCCAATACAAGAATAGAGATCATGGGTCCGGCCTCGGATGATATTGGCTGGCTCAATGCCGGTGCTGAAATCATTGTGCATGGATCTGCCTCTAATGGGGCCATGAACGGTGCAGCCCAGGGCAAGGTTTATGTGGGCGGCTCTATTGGCGCCCGGGGTATGACCATGACAAAGCGCAACCCCAGATTTGAGCCGCCTGAGTTGTGGGTCCTGGGGGCATCAGGGGATTACTTCGGTGAGTTCATGGCAGGCGGCATTGCCGTTATCTGTGGTTTGAACGCTGCTAACCCGGAACAGGTTTTGGGTTACAGACCCTTGGTGGGCATGGTGGGCGGCAAGGTTTTTGTTCGTGGTGAGGCCAAAACTTATTCCGACAAGGATGCCAAGGAAGTGGACCTTGATGATCAGGAATGGGAATGGCTGACTCAGGGTCTTAAAACCTTTCTTAAAAAAATCGAACAGCCGAAATTGATTAACGAACTGGCTGTGCGAAGAGACTGGCGGCTGTTTGAAGCCAAAAGTCCCCAGGAAAAAGCCGAAGGGCCGGATCGAAAATCCGTGGCCTGGTTCAGGGAACAGGTCTGGGATGCGGAGCTTGGCCGCGGTGGTTTGATCGGAGATCTTCAGGAAATGGAAAAAGGCACTGTGCCGGTCATTACCAAGGGCGAGTACAGAAGATATATTCCGGTCTGGGAGCACGGTAAATATATTTCGCCCTGCCAGGCAGCCTGCCCCACCGGAATTCCGGTTCAGCAGCGCTGGGCCATGATCCGGACCGATAACATTGACGAAGCCATTTCCATGGGGCTTGAATATTCTCCGTTTCCGGCGACCGTGTGCGGTCACCTGTGCCCCAGTCCGTGTATGGCGTCCTGTACCCGGAACCTGTCCTACATGGCTCCCATTAATGTTCGCCTTCTGGGCCAGGCTGCCCAGAATATCAAACCGCCAAAGCCGGCTAAAGAATCCGGTAAGAAAGTCGCCGTCATTGGCGGGGGCCCGGGTGGTCTTTCTGCGGCCTGGCAACTCACCATGAAAGGTCATACCGCTACGGTATTTGAAGCCGGGCAGAACATTGCCGGAAAAATTTCCGCTCTGATTCCCGAATCCCGAATCCCTGCCGACACCCTGAATGCCGAAATAAACCGGATAAAGTCTTATATTAAGGATATAAGACTGGGAGAAAAAGTTGATGCGGAAAAATTCAAAGAGATAAAAAACAGCCATGACTATGTTGTGGTGGCAGCCGGGGGCAATAAACCCAGATCTCTTCCGATCAAAGGTGCCGAGCGGGCTCTTTTTGCCAATGATTTTCTTGAAAAGGCCAAGGCAAATAAGATAAAACCAGGCAAAAAGATCGTGATTATTGGTGCCGGTAATGTGGGCTGTGATGTGGCCACCGAAGCCCACCGGTTAGGTGCTGTTGATATAACCCTCATTGATGTCCAGAAACCGGCAGCATTCGGCAAGGAAAGAGAGGATGCCGAAGAATGCGGTGCTCAATTCCGCTGGCCGGTATTCACCAAAGAAATTAATTCCCAAGGGGTTAAACTTGAAGGTGGCGAAATACTGCCGGCTAATACGGTGGTGATCTCCATCGGAGACGTGCCTGATCTGTCCTTCCTCGGTGAGGGGGTTAAGCTTGAAAGAGGGTTTGTCAAAGTGAACGAAACCGGCCAATCCTCTGATGAAAAGGTCTTTGCCATTGGGGATGCCGTGGGGCCGGGACTTATTACCAATGCCATTGGCGCAGGCCGACGGACAGCCATAGCCATTGATCAGCTGCTCAAAGGTCAGACGCCGGATGTGGGCAGCCTTGCCCCCATGATCGATACCCAGCGTGTAAACCTGACTTATTATAACCCCAGACATGATGCCAATACCTTAGAAACGTGCGGTGATGAGTGCGCCTCCTGCGGCAATTGCAAAGATTGCGGACTCTGCGTGGCAGTCTGCCCTGAAGGGGCCATCAGCCGGCAGGAAAAGGCAACCGGCTTTGAATATGTGGTGGATGAATCCAAATGCATTGGATGCGGATTCTGCAAAGGGGCTTGCCCCTGCGGTGTGTGGGAGCTGATACCCAATACGCCCTTGGCGTAA
- a CDS encoding glutamate synthase-related protein, whose protein sequence is MSSNRSLEPSSLSLNDLPWQIEYNNDRCTLCGQCTAVCPVQAIALHPFQKRILKTSVGKNTEHSNDYDTFYGIRQDTRVENACIGCAMCTLVCPNDAIRPIRNPSLDRMKFHINQHGIPRRRGGRRNDSGSILDRIKFTRISMLTDPALDAGRHEFEMRTLLGRVLPPRENMKQLREKGWIPPVREIYPLIIGGMSFGALSPTMWEGLQMGVAYLNEEMGMPVRICTGEGGCPPRLLRSRFLKYVILQIASGYFGWDEIIHAIPHMKEDPCAIEIKYGQGAKPGDGGLLMWHKVNKLIAAIRGVPQGVSLPSPPTHQTQYSIEESVAKMILSMSMAWGFRVPVYPKISASSTSLAVMNNLTRNEYAAGLAIDGEDGGTGAAYAVSMDHMGHPIASCVRDNYLNLTAIGKQNEVPIFAGGGIGKNGNIAANAAALIMLGASGVQIGKYVMQAAAGCVGTEEDRCNVCNLGICPKGITSQDPRLYRRLDPEDVAQRIVDIYVSFDTQLKKIVAPLGRSTSLPIGMSDALGIDDKNIADRLSIKYVV, encoded by the coding sequence ATGTCGTCAAACAGAAGCCTTGAACCTTCCTCTTTAAGTTTGAATGATCTGCCTTGGCAGATCGAGTATAATAATGATCGATGTACCCTGTGCGGTCAGTGTACGGCCGTGTGTCCGGTTCAGGCTATTGCCCTTCATCCGTTCCAGAAACGGATTTTAAAAACGTCTGTGGGTAAAAATACCGAGCACAGTAATGATTATGATACCTTTTACGGTATCCGGCAGGACACCCGGGTTGAAAACGCCTGCATCGGCTGCGCCATGTGTACCTTGGTCTGTCCTAATGATGCCATTCGGCCGATTCGAAATCCGAGCCTGGACAGGATGAAATTCCACATCAACCAGCATGGCATTCCCCGGCGCAGAGGCGGCCGGCGAAACGATTCGGGATCGATTCTCGACAGAATCAAGTTCACCAGAATTTCTATGCTCACGGACCCGGCCCTGGATGCCGGGCGCCATGAATTTGAGATGCGCACCCTTCTTGGCCGGGTGCTTCCCCCCAGGGAAAACATGAAACAACTGCGGGAAAAGGGCTGGATTCCACCGGTCAGGGAGATTTATCCTTTGATCATCGGCGGCATGTCTTTTGGCGCACTGTCCCCGACCATGTGGGAAGGTCTGCAGATGGGGGTTGCCTACCTGAACGAAGAGATGGGCATGCCCGTTCGCATCTGTACCGGTGAAGGTGGTTGTCCGCCGCGGTTGCTGCGCTCCCGGTTCCTTAAATATGTCATCCTGCAGATTGCTTCCGGTTATTTTGGCTGGGATGAAATCATCCATGCCATTCCACACATGAAAGAAGATCCCTGCGCCATTGAGATCAAATACGGTCAGGGAGCAAAACCCGGTGACGGCGGTCTTTTGATGTGGCATAAAGTCAACAAGCTGATTGCCGCCATCCGGGGGGTACCCCAGGGCGTCAGCCTGCCCAGCCCCCCGACCCATCAGACCCAGTACTCCATTGAAGAGTCCGTGGCCAAGATGATCCTGTCCATGTCCATGGCATGGGGGTTCAGGGTGCCGGTGTATCCAAAAATTTCCGCCTCGTCCACCTCCCTTGCGGTGATGAATAATTTGACACGTAACGAATATGCGGCAGGGCTCGCCATTGACGGCGAAGATGGCGGTACAGGCGCTGCATACGCTGTTTCCATGGACCACATGGGCCATCCCATAGCCAGCTGTGTCCGGGACAACTACCTGAATTTGACAGCCATCGGCAAACAGAATGAAGTACCCATCTTTGCCGGGGGCGGTATTGGTAAAAACGGTAACATTGCCGCCAATGCAGCAGCCCTGATCATGTTGGGAGCATCCGGCGTTCAGATTGGCAAATATGTGATGCAGGCAGCAGCCGGTTGCGTGGGTACGGAAGAAGACCGTTGCAACGTATGCAACCTTGGCATCTGCCCCAAAGGCATAACCTCCCAGGACCCAAGACTCTACCGCCGCCTTGACCCGGAAGATGTGGCCCAGCGTATAGTGGACATTTATGTTTCCTTTGACACGCAACTTAAAAAAATCGTAGCACCCTTGGGGCGCTCCACCTCCCTTCCTATTGGCATGTCCGATGCGCTGGGGATTGATGATAAAAATATTGCTGACCGCCTCAGTATCAAGTACGTGGTGTAA
- a CDS encoding glutamate synthase, with protein sequence MCRLFALTSKEPQSPMLAIKALDVMKEGHDGSGMGLLLQDLGGTFEEMKDAPILSGIFTEEGIRRLDLFMMDLGFLTKHKVSLKPPKTRVEGIPRRQIYLIRAYELPDGWDELSQEELATRLLDVRLKIREMGEEKKDMIVFSFWPDTIMIKELGDPMKLGEYLGLDRKELEARIIMAQGRQNTNYAINLYACHPFFIKGYCTMTNGENTAFIPIKDFLSSRDIPGYTGYQSDSEVFAHILHFSMEELGLGIDGYKHVITPLQRDSLEKHPNFEFLDHLKKSCRPLIIDGPNMVIGTLPDHSMFMVQDRKKLRPGVVGGKPGMFAFSSEICGLDAVIPDRDKTTDFQPMHLDTVTVSPERQEVNICRQTEALNLPL encoded by the coding sequence ATGTGTCGTCTGTTTGCACTCACCAGCAAGGAGCCTCAGTCGCCTATGCTGGCCATCAAAGCCCTTGACGTAATGAAGGAAGGGCATGACGGCTCCGGCATGGGGCTTTTGCTCCAGGACCTTGGTGGCACCTTTGAAGAGATGAAAGATGCCCCTATCCTGTCGGGGATCTTTACTGAAGAAGGTATCCGCCGTCTGGACCTTTTCATGATGGACCTTGGTTTTCTGACCAAGCATAAAGTCTCTTTGAAACCACCTAAAACCCGGGTAGAAGGTATTCCCAGACGACAAATTTATCTGATCAGGGCCTATGAACTGCCCGACGGCTGGGATGAGCTGTCCCAGGAGGAGCTGGCCACAAGACTTCTGGATGTACGGCTTAAGATACGGGAGATGGGTGAAGAAAAAAAAGACATGATCGTGTTTTCCTTTTGGCCGGACACCATCATGATCAAGGAGCTCGGGGATCCCATGAAGCTGGGAGAATATCTGGGCCTTGACAGGAAAGAACTTGAAGCACGGATTATCATGGCCCAGGGGCGGCAGAACACCAATTACGCCATCAACCTGTATGCCTGCCATCCATTCTTTATCAAGGGGTATTGCACCATGACCAATGGTGAAAATACGGCGTTTATCCCCATTAAGGATTTTCTTTCCTCAAGGGATATCCCCGGCTATACCGGCTATCAGTCCGATTCCGAGGTGTTTGCCCACATCCTTCACTTTTCCATGGAAGAGCTGGGCTTAGGCATTGACGGTTATAAACATGTGATCACCCCGCTTCAGCGTGATTCCCTTGAAAAGCATCCTAATTTTGAATTTTTGGATCATTTGAAAAAGAGCTGCCGCCCCTTAATTATCGACGGCCCCAATATGGTCATCGGCACCCTGCCGGATCACTCCATGTTCATGGTTCAGGACCGCAAGAAACTGCGGCCCGGTGTGGTGGGAGGCAAGCCGGGTATGTTTGCTTTTTCATCCGAGATCTGCGGACTGGACGCCGTCATCCCTGACCGGGATAAAACCACGGACTTTCAACCCATGCACCTTGATACAGTTACTGTAAGCCCTGAGCGCCAGGAGGTAAATATATGTCGTCAAACAGAAGCCTTGAACCTTCCTCTTTAA
- a CDS encoding 1-acyl-sn-glycerol-3-phosphate acyltransferase → MDINPLPFLLSVLGKFIYARMGWTYDPLPAYWEPRCVVIGFPHTTNMDTVRALTYMKLVGINAKLMIKSKWFFFPMSIFLKILGALPVQRDKSHGFVDGIIRKYEENENLVVALVPEGTRKSVSAIKTGFWYIAKGADVPIICWYLDNRSKRTRWLGKIHPGENLEQDLHKIYSIYKRAGFLIPSKIKNS, encoded by the coding sequence ATGGATATTAATCCTTTACCATTTCTGCTCAGTGTCCTTGGCAAATTTATTTATGCACGGATGGGCTGGACCTATGATCCGTTGCCGGCCTATTGGGAACCCCGATGCGTGGTTATTGGTTTCCCTCATACAACCAACATGGACACGGTTCGTGCTCTGACCTATATGAAACTTGTCGGGATTAATGCAAAACTGATGATAAAATCCAAGTGGTTCTTTTTTCCCATGTCGATTTTTTTAAAAATTCTTGGGGCCCTTCCGGTACAGCGAGACAAATCCCATGGATTTGTGGACGGCATTATTAGAAAGTATGAAGAAAATGAAAACCTGGTGGTAGCACTGGTGCCCGAAGGGACCCGTAAGTCGGTGTCTGCAATCAAGACCGGATTCTGGTATATTGCCAAAGGCGCGGATGTTCCTATCATCTGCTGGTATCTGGACAACCGGAGCAAAAGGACCAGATGGCTGGGCAAAATACATCCTGGGGAAAACCTGGAACAGGACCTTCATAAAATATATTCAATATATAAACGTGCCGGGTTTTTAATTCCCTCCAAAATTAAAAATAGCTAA